One region of Niallia sp. Man26 genomic DNA includes:
- a CDS encoding CBO0543 family protein: MERLILAGILIISFVIAWRFIPAEKARDAFILFLSIQFFSWPIGLFVVEMKWIEYPVQLFPNDNNDYRSSLYFEFFLFPITAILFNLYYPSSRRVIPKLFYYLLIAGFFTCIEFILERFTKLVDYHKWQWYWSYFSVMLILYLSHKYYKWFKRGLR; this comes from the coding sequence ATGGAACGCTTGATTTTAGCAGGCATACTTATTATCAGCTTTGTGATTGCATGGCGATTCATCCCAGCTGAGAAAGCAAGGGATGCTTTTATTCTTTTTTTGTCTATTCAATTCTTTTCATGGCCGATTGGATTATTTGTCGTAGAAATGAAGTGGATTGAATATCCGGTGCAATTGTTTCCTAATGATAATAATGATTACAGATCAAGTTTATATTTTGAATTCTTCTTGTTTCCAATAACAGCTATTTTGTTTAATTTGTATTATCCATCATCAAGAAGAGTTATTCCTAAGTTGTTCTATTATTTGTTGATTGCCGGCTTTTTTACCTGCATAGAGTTCATACTCGAAAGATTTACAAAGTTGGTGGATTATCATAAATGGCAATGGTATTGGAGTTATTTTAGTGTCATGCTCATATTATATTTGAGCCATAAGTATTATAAATGGTTTAAAAGAGGATTAAGGTGA